One Cynocephalus volans isolate mCynVol1 chromosome 5, mCynVol1.pri, whole genome shotgun sequence DNA window includes the following coding sequences:
- the MDC1 gene encoding mediator of DNA damage checkpoint protein 1 isoform X3: protein MMEDTQAVDWDVEEEEETEQSGESLGYSLEPAGRLHVFSSARGPEKDSLSERNVVKESKITSSPLATIVPESDEEGPSPAPSGPRRPFAFNLDSDTDEEEGQQPSAGDAPSAARRGAAAEAEQPEDDGVATEIQLEKDQPSVKERDNYSKVERKAGNGVVPVGVILERSQPPEKDSDTDMDDDSRPPGRPTEVHLERAQPSGFINSDTDVEEEGIPATPAVVPMKKRQIFHGVGTRNTGAPSLAHLQECQAGSDTDVEEGEEPLAVPLEQSQASVVIDSDTDDEEQVSAALTLARLKESRAVMWNRDTDGEENRAQPVVLLEQSQTATGRDSDTDVEEEGLSVEKRETVPKGHTDKAGALVIEHSEKGQSPLGDSDVGMEADRSSSGIHLERSHASAIVDINTEMGEKVPPGPAVIHPEMHQVPVEGTDQTDVEAEGGQAKLPVVPLEEAQPPPDGDCETDVEEGMSSAALAVADVRKSQLPAEGDAGTEWAVAVLERERALEVGAQGGSPVAQVEQDLLPVSRENLSVLVVDTGILGEPQREGAQIPTGKGTEPDVGVTKDSKDNHGDSEDLDLQATQCFVERENQSLEGALDEPWEVLATQPFCLRESEASETQPIAAYLEAHGFCLSSPRATPQDQHPESPVHTEPLGIQGRGMPTVEKDLGTAKETAERVTPERDTKKLSPEGEREDAMGDEELTRGHLNCKMPPAEQASRGDQESADACLPPTVPEASATPPHPLISQSQTHLACQPLLSPSAPPFQPCIPKTRQNGSQEAPETPLTSELQPFHPKPTVSPPESSRMTPSLVSSTAVEPHPTLPTAQALSPEPTSRATQGRTCRSSSKTPEPVVPTAPELQSSTSKDQPVIPWPTTQASRGRTRKSSSKVPDPVVPTAPELQPSTFKDQPVTSKYTSRVTRSRTHGSSNKASEPVVPTAPGLQSSTSKDQPVIPGPTSRATRGRTRKSSSKTPDPIVPTAPELQPLTSINQPVTPKPTSRATRGRTHRSSSKTCKPIVPTAPELQSSTSKDHPVIPELISQATPGRTHTSSSNTPDSVVPTAPELQPSTSKDHPVIPGPTSWDSQGRTHRSSSKTPEPVVPTALELQPLTSTNQPVTPKPTSQAMRGRTRRSSSKTSEPAVPTVPELQSFTSKDQPIIPRPTSRATRGRTHRSSNNTPDPGVPIAPELQTLSSKDQPITPKPTSRATRGRTCRSSSKTSEPIVPTAPELQPLTSKDQPITPKPISQATQGRTRRSSSKTSEPIVPTAPELQPFTSEDQPVIPGSTSQATWGRTHMSSSKISEPVVSTVPEFQLSASKDQPVTPKATWGKTHRYSSNTPDPLEPIAPELLPSTSTNHLVTPNPISQATRGRTHRSSVKTSEPVEMTGPDLEPPTTTDHTVTSEAVARGGQSRTLRSSTTSAMPVPTTPGSQSPVTTAQPVLPEPIPQASCSRRQRTAGEPDSLTAPIFHRPCSAPFEPQSRSSRNQRPRTLRAVESLRTISEPSFPQLLEVPAHIPQVETVETAGKFGFAPEPQPKASQSHKRPLATMDSPPHQKRPRRREVPQKTLLLKEEEEDAAERPRKEEPQDVVVPGPVKRKRDQAEEEHKGIPNHSLRRTKPNQEPTAPKVLFTGVVDTRGERAVLALGGSLAGSVAEASHLVTDRIRRTVKFLCALGRGIPILSLDWLHQSRKVGCFLPPDEYVVTDPEQEKNFGFSLRDALSRARERRLLEGYEIHVTPGVQPPPPQMGEIISCCGGTVLPNMPRSYKPQRVVITCPQDFPRCSIPFRVGLPLLSPEFLLTGVLKQEAEPEAFVLSTLEMSST, encoded by the exons ATGATGGAGGACACCCAGGCTGTTGACTGGGATgttgaggaagaggaggagacagagcaATCTGGTGAATCCTTGGGGTATAGCTTGGAGCCTGCAGGGCGACTGCATGTCTTCAGCAGTGCCCGTGGACCAGAAAAAG ATTCTCTTTCTGAACGGAATGTGGTGAAAGAATCAAAGATCACATCCTCCCCTTTGGCAACAATAGTTCCAGAAAG TGATGAAGAGGGGCCTTCCCCTGCCCCAAGTGGCCCCAGGCGACCTTTTGCCTTCAACTTGGACAGTGACACAGATGAGGAAGAAGGTCAGCAACCATCTGCAGGAGACGCCCCCTCAGCTGCCAGAAGAGGTGCTGCTGCAGAGGCAGAGCAGCCTGAAGATGATGGAGTTGCAACTGAAATCCAGCTCGAAAAGGATCAGCCTTCAGTGAAGGAGAGGGACAATTACTCAAAAGTTGAGAGGAAAGCAGGGAATGGGGTGGTTCCAGTTGGGGTGATTCTGGAGAGGAGCCAACCTCCTGAGAAGGACAGTGACACAGATATGGATGATGACAGCAGGCCTCCTGGAAGGCCAACTGAGGTCCATTTGGAAAGGGCCCAGCCTTCTGGCTTCATCAACAGTGATACTGATGTGGAGGAAGAAGGGATCCCTGCCACGCCAGCTGTAGTTCCTATGAAGAAGAGGCAAATCTTTCATGGAGTTGGTACAAGAAATACTGGGGCACCTAGCTTGGCACATCTGCAGGAGTGCCAAGCTGGTAGTGATACAGATGTGGAGGAGGGTGAGGAACCACTGGCTGTCCCTCTAGAGCAAAGCCAAGCCTCCGTGGTGATCGACAGTGATACAGATGATGAGGAACAAGTCTCAGCAGCACTCACCTTGGCACGTCTGAAAGAGAGTCGAGCTGTTATGTGGAACAGAGATACAGATGGGGAAGAGAATAGGGCCCAGCCTGTGGTCCTTCTGGAACAAAGCCAAACAGCAACTGGGAGAGACAGTGACACAGATGTGGAAGAGGAGGGGCTCTCAGTGGAAAAGAGAGAAACTGTCCCTAAGGGTCACACGGACAAAGCTGGAGCCCTTGTTATAGAACATTCAGAAAAGGGTCAGTCTCCTCTCGGGGACAGTGATGTAGGTATGGAAGCAGATAGGAGCTCATCTGGGATCCACCTGGAGAGAAGCCATGCCTCTGCCATCGTGGACATCAACACAGAAATGGGGGAGAAAGTCCCACCAGGGCCAGCTGTTATACATCCAGAGATGCATCAGGTGCCTGTGGAGGGGACAGATCAAACAGATGTGGAAGCAGAGGGGGGCCAAGCAAAGCTGCCTGTGGTGCCTCTGGAGGAAGCCCAGCCACCTCCAGATGGGGACTGTGAAACAGATGTGGAGGAGGGCATGTCCTCAGCAGCCTTAGCAGTGGCAGACGTAAGAAAGAGCCAGCTTCCAGCAGAAGGGGATGCTGGGACAGAGTGGGCTGTGGCTGTTCTGGAGCGGGAGAGAGCTCTTGAGGTCGGGGCCCAGGGTGGGTCACCAGTGGCACAAGTGGAGCAGGACCTTCTCCCTGTCTCAAGGGAGAACCTCTCAGTTCTGGTGGTGGACACAGGCATTCTAGGGGAACCACAGAGAGAGGGAGCCCAGATCCCCACAGGAAAAGGGACAGAACCAGATGTGGGCGTGACCAAGGACTCCAAAGACAACCATGGTG ATTCTGAAGATCTGGATCTTCAAGCTACCCagtgctttgtggaaagagagaaTCAGAGCCTAGAAG GTGCCCTGGATGAGCCATGGGAGGTCTTGGCTACACAGCCATTCTGTCTGAGAGAGTCTGAGGCCTCTGAAACCCAGCCCATTGCCGCCTACCTTGAGGCCCATGGATTTTGCCTGTCCTCACCTAGGGCAACACCACAAGACCAACATCCAGAGAGCCCAGTCCACACAGAGCCATTAGGGATTCAAGGCAGAGGGATGCCGACTGTGGAGAAAGACCTgggtacagcaaaagaaacagcagagagGGTGACCCCTGAGAGGGATACCAAGAAATTGTCaccagaaggagagagagaagatgcaatGGGTGATGAAGAATTAACCAGAG GCCATTTGAATTGCAAGATGCCACCTGCTGAGCAGGCTTCCAGG GGTGATCAGGAATCCGCAGATGCTTGTCTGCCTCCTACAGTGCCTGaagcctcagccacaccaccaCACCCTCTTATCTCTCAGAGCCAAACACATCTTGCATGTCAgcctcttctttctccctctgcacCTCCTTTCCAGCCATGCATTCCTAAAACCAGGCAAAATGGGAGTCAGGAAGCTCCAGAGACTCCCTTGACCTCAGAGCTGCAGCCTTTCCACCCCAAGCCTACAGTCAGTCCCCCTGAGTCCTCTAGGATGACACCTTCTCTAGTTTCCAGTACTGCCGTTGAGCCCCACCCTACTTTACCCACAGCCCAGGCTCTGAGCCCTGAGCCCACATCTCGGGCCACTCAGGGCAGGACATGTAGGTCCTCTAGCAAGACTCCGGAACCAGTTGTCCCCACTGCCCCTGAGCTCCAGTCTTCCACCTCCAAAGACCAGCCTGTCATCCCTTGGCCCACAACTCAGGCCTCTCGGGGCAGGACCCGTAAGTCTTCTAGCAAGGTCCCTGACCCAGTTGTCCCCACAGCCCCTGAGCTCCAGCCTTCCACTTTCAAAGACCAGCCTGTGACCTCCAAATACACATCTCGGGTCACTCGAAGCAGGACACATGGATCCTCTAACAAGGCTTCTGAACCAGTTGTCCCCACTGCCCCTGGGCTCCAGTCTTCCACCTCCAAAGACCAACCTGTCATCCCTGGGCCCACATCTCGGGCCACTCGGGGCAGGACCCGTAAGTCCTCTAGTAAGACCCCTGACCCAATTGTCCCCACAGCCCCTGAGCTCCAGCCTTTAACCTCCATCAACCAGCCTGTTACCCCCAAGCCCACATCTCGGGCCACTCGAGGCAGGACACATAGGTCTTCTAGCAAGACTTGTAAACCAATTGTCCCCACAGCCCCTGAGCTCCAGTCTTCCACCTCCAAAGACCACCCTGTCATTCCTGAGCTCATATCTCAGGCCACTCCAGGCAGAACTCATACATCCTCTAGCAACACCCCTGACTCAGTTGTCCCCACAGCCCCTGAGCTCCAGCCTTCCACTTCCAAAGACCACCCTGTCATCCCTGGGCCCACATCTTGGGACAGTCAGGGCAGGACCCATAGGTCCTCTAGCAAGACCCCTGAACCAGTTGTCCCCACAGCCCTTGAGCTCCAGCCTTTAACCTCTACCAACCAGCCTGTCACCCCCAAGCCCACATCTCAGGCCATGAGAGGTAGGACACGTAGGTCTTCTAGCAAGACCTCTGAACCAGCTGTCCCCACAGTCCCTGAGCTCCAGTCTTTCACCTCCAAAGACCAGCCTATCATCCCTAGGCCCACATCTCGGGCCACTCGGGGCAGGACCCATAGGTCCTCTAACAACACCCCTGACCCAGGTGTCCCCATAGCTCCTGAGCTCCAGACTTTATCCTCCAAAGACCAGCCTATCACTCCCAAGCCCACATCTCGGGCCACGCGAGGCAGGACATGTAGGTCTTCTAGCAAGACCTCTGAACCAATTGTCCCCACAGCCCCTGAGCTCCAGCCTTTAACCTCCAAAGACCAGCCTATCACCCCCAAGCCCATATCTCAGGCCACGCAAGGCAGGACACGTAGGTCTTCTAGCAAGACCTCTGAACCAATTGTCCCCACAGCCCCTGAGCTCCAGCCTTTCACCTCAGAAGACCAGCCTGTCATCCCTGGGTCCACATCTCAGGCTACTTGGGGCAGGACACATATGTCCTCTAGCAAGATCTCTGAACCAGTTGTCTCCACAGTCCCTGAGTTTCAGCTTTCTGCATCTAAAGACCAGCCTGTGACCCCCAAGGCCACTTGGGGCAAGACTCATAGGTACTCTAGCAATACCCCTGACCCACTTGAACCCATAGCTCCTGAGCTCCTGCCTTCCACTTCCACCAACCATCTTGTCACCCCTAATCCCATCTCTCAGGCCACTAGGGGCAGGACACATAGGTCCTCTGTTAAGACCTCTGAACCAGTTGAAATGACAGGCCCTGATCTTGAGCCTCCCACCACCACAGACCATACTGTCACCTCTGAGGCTGTAGCTCGGGGTGGTCAGAGCAGGACACTAAGGTCTTCCACAACATCTGCCATGCCAGTTCCTACCACCCCTGGTTCCCAGTCTCCTGTGACCACAGCCCAGCCTGTTCTCCCAGAACCCATTCCTCAAGCCAGTTGCAGCAGGAGACAGAGGACTGCTGGGGAGCCTGACTCTCTCACAGCTCCCATTTTCCACAGACCTTGCTCTGCACCCTTTGAACCTCAATCCCGATCCTCAAGGAACCAAAGACCAAGAACACTGAGAGCAGTTGAGTCCCTTAGGACAATTTCTGAGCCTTCCTTTCCCCAGCTTCTTGAGGTGCCCGCTCATATTCCCCAGGTAGAAACGGTGGAAACAGCAGGTAAATTTGGGTTCGCTCCAGAGCCCCAGCCTAAGGCCTCTCAAAGCCACAAGAGGCCTTTAGCTACCATGGATTCACCCCCACATCAAAAACGGCCCCGCAGACGGGAAGTCCCCCAGAAGACATTGTTActcaaggaagaggaagaagatgcCGCAGAGAGGCCAAGGAAGGAAGAG CCTCAGGATGTAGTGGTTCCAGGACcagtcaagagaaagagagaccaggCAGAGGAGGAACACAAGGGAATACCGAACCACAGCCTCCGACGGACCAAACCCAACCAAGAACCTACAGCCCCCAAA GTGCTCTTCACAGGAGTGGTGGATACTCGTGGAGAACGGGCAGTGCTGGCACTGGGGGGGAGTCTGGCTGGCTCCGTGGCAGAGGCTTCCCACCTGGTCACTGATCGAATCCGCCGAACAGTCAAGTTCCTGTGTGCCCTAGGGCGGGGGATCCCCATCCTCTCCCTGGACTGGCTGCATCAG TCCCGCAAGGTTGGTTGCTTCTTGCCCCCGGATGAGTATGTGGTGACCGATCCTGAGCAGGAGAAGAACTTTGGCTTCAGCCTCCGGGATGCCCTGAGTCGGGCTCGGGAGCGAAGGCTGCTGGAG GGTTATGAGATTCATGTAACCCCTGGGGTCCAGCCTCCACCACCTCAAATGGGAGAGATCATTAGCTGCTGTGGAGGCACTGTCCTACCCAACATGCCCCGGTCCTATAAG CCTCAGAGAGTTGTGATCACATGCCCCCAGGACTTCCCTCGATGCTCCATTCCATTTCGGGTTGGGCTGCCCCTCCTCTCACCTGAGTTCCTGCTGACAGGAGTTCTGAAGCAGGAAGCTGAGCCAGAGGCCTTTGTCCTCTCCACTTTGGAAATGTCATCCACATGA
- the MDC1 gene encoding mediator of DNA damage checkpoint protein 1 isoform X2, translated as MMEDTQAVDWDVEEEEETEQSGESLGYSLEPAGRLHVFSSARGPEKDFPLYLGKNVVGRMPDCSVALPFPSISKQHAVIEIFAWDKAPILRDCGSLNGTQILRPPKVLSPGASHRLRDQDLILFADLPCQYHRLDVPLPFISRGHLTVEETPRVQGGTQPQKLLLAEDSEEEVDSLSERNVVKESKITSSPLATIVPESDEEGPSPAPSGPRRPFAFNLDSDTDEEEGQQPSAGDAPSAARRGAAAEAEQPEDDGVATEIQLEKDQPSVKERDNYSKVERKAGNGVVPVGVILERSQPPEKDSDTDMDDDSRPPGRPTEVHLERAQPSGFINSDTDVEEEGIPATPAVVPMKKRQIFHGVGTRNTGAPSLAHLQECQAGSDTDVEEGEEPLAVPLEQSQASVVIDSDTDDEEQVSAALTLARLKESRAVMWNRDTDGEENRAQPVVLLEQSQTATGRDSDTDVEEEGLSVEKRETVPKGHTDKAGALVIEHSEKGQSPLGDSDVGMEADRSSSGIHLERSHASAIVDINTEMGEKVPPGPAVIHPEMHQVPVEGTDQTDVEAEGGQAKLPVVPLEEAQPPPDGDCETDVEEGMSSAALAVADVRKSQLPAEGDAGTEWAVAVLERERALEVGAQGGSPVAQVEQDLLPVSRENLSVLVVDTGILGEPQREGAQIPTGKGTEPDVGVTKDSKDNHGDSEDLDLQATQCFVERENQSLEGALDEPWEVLATQPFCLRESEASETQPIAAYLEAHGFCLSSPRATPQDQHPESPVHTEPLGIQGRGMPTVEKDLGTAKETAERVTPERDTKKLSPEGEREDAMGDEELTRGHLNCKMPPAEQASRGDQESADACLPPTVPEASATPPHPLISQSQTHLACQPLLSPSAPPFQPCIPKTRQNGSQEAPETPLTSELQPFHPKPTVSPPESSRMTPSLVSSTAVEPHPTLPTAQALSPEPTSRATQGRTCRSSSKTPEPVVPTAPELQSSTSKDQPVIPWPTTQASRGRTRKSSSKVPDPVVPTAPELQPSTFKDQPVTSKYTSRVTRSRTHGSSNKASEPVVPTAPGLQSSTSKDQPVIPGPTSRATRGRTRKSSSKTPDPIVPTAPELQPLTSINQPVTPKPTSRATRGRTHRSSSKTCKPIVPTAPELQSSTSKDHPVIPELISQATPGRTHTSSSNTPDSVVPTAPELQPSTSKDHPVIPGPTSWDSQGRTHRSSSKTPEPVVPTALELQPLTSTNQPVTPKPTSQAMRGRTRRSSSKTSEPAVPTVPELQSFTSKDQPIIPRPTSRATRGRTHRSSNNTPDPGVPIAPELQTLSSKDQPITPKPTSRATRGRTCRSSSKTSEPIVPTAPELQPLTSKDQPITPKPISQATQGRTRRSSSKTSEPIVPTAPELQPFTSEDQPVIPGSTSQATWGRTHMSSSKISEPVVSTVPEFQLSASKDQPVTPKATWGKTHRYSSNTPDPLEPIAPELLPSTSTNHLVTPNPISQATRGRTHRSSVKTSEPVEMTGPDLEPPTTTDHTVTSEAVARGGQSRTLRSSTTSAMPVPTTPGSQSPVTTAQPVLPEPIPQASCSRRQRTAGEPDSLTAPIFHRPCSAPFEPQSRSSRNQRPRTLRAVESLRTISEPSFPQLLEVPAHIPQVETVETAGKFGFAPEPQPKASQSHKRPLATMDSPPHQKRPRRREVPQKTLLLKEEEEDAAERPRKEEVLFTGVVDTRGERAVLALGGSLAGSVAEASHLVTDRIRRTVKFLCALGRGIPILSLDWLHQSRKVGCFLPPDEYVVTDPEQEKNFGFSLRDALSRARERRLLEGYEIHVTPGVQPPPPQMGEIISCCGGTVLPNMPRSYKPQRVVITCPQDFPRCSIPFRVGLPLLSPEFLLTGVLKQEAEPEAFVLSTLEMSST; from the exons ATGATGGAGGACACCCAGGCTGTTGACTGGGATgttgaggaagaggaggagacagagcaATCTGGTGAATCCTTGGGGTATAGCTTGGAGCCTGCAGGGCGACTGCATGTCTTCAGCAGTGCCCGTGGACCAGAAAAAG ATTTCCCACTATACCTCGGGAAGAATGTGGTAGGCCGAATGCCTGACTGCTCTGTGGCCCTGCCCTTTCCATCCATCTCCAAACAACATGCAGTGATTGAAATCTTCGCATGGGACAAGGCACCTATCCTGCGGGATTGTGGGAGCCTCAATGGTACTCAAATCCTGAGGCCTCCTAAGGTCCTGAGCCCTGGGGCGAGTCATCGTCTGAGGGACCAGGACTTGATTCTCTTTGCTGACTTGCCCTGCCAGTACCATCGCCTGGATGTCCCCCTGCCCTTTATCTCCCGGGGTCATCTAACTGTAGAGGAGACACCCAGGGTACAGGGAGGAACTCAACCCCAGAAGCTTCTGTTGGCTGAGGACTCAGAAGAGGAAGTAG ATTCTCTTTCTGAACGGAATGTGGTGAAAGAATCAAAGATCACATCCTCCCCTTTGGCAACAATAGTTCCAGAAAG TGATGAAGAGGGGCCTTCCCCTGCCCCAAGTGGCCCCAGGCGACCTTTTGCCTTCAACTTGGACAGTGACACAGATGAGGAAGAAGGTCAGCAACCATCTGCAGGAGACGCCCCCTCAGCTGCCAGAAGAGGTGCTGCTGCAGAGGCAGAGCAGCCTGAAGATGATGGAGTTGCAACTGAAATCCAGCTCGAAAAGGATCAGCCTTCAGTGAAGGAGAGGGACAATTACTCAAAAGTTGAGAGGAAAGCAGGGAATGGGGTGGTTCCAGTTGGGGTGATTCTGGAGAGGAGCCAACCTCCTGAGAAGGACAGTGACACAGATATGGATGATGACAGCAGGCCTCCTGGAAGGCCAACTGAGGTCCATTTGGAAAGGGCCCAGCCTTCTGGCTTCATCAACAGTGATACTGATGTGGAGGAAGAAGGGATCCCTGCCACGCCAGCTGTAGTTCCTATGAAGAAGAGGCAAATCTTTCATGGAGTTGGTACAAGAAATACTGGGGCACCTAGCTTGGCACATCTGCAGGAGTGCCAAGCTGGTAGTGATACAGATGTGGAGGAGGGTGAGGAACCACTGGCTGTCCCTCTAGAGCAAAGCCAAGCCTCCGTGGTGATCGACAGTGATACAGATGATGAGGAACAAGTCTCAGCAGCACTCACCTTGGCACGTCTGAAAGAGAGTCGAGCTGTTATGTGGAACAGAGATACAGATGGGGAAGAGAATAGGGCCCAGCCTGTGGTCCTTCTGGAACAAAGCCAAACAGCAACTGGGAGAGACAGTGACACAGATGTGGAAGAGGAGGGGCTCTCAGTGGAAAAGAGAGAAACTGTCCCTAAGGGTCACACGGACAAAGCTGGAGCCCTTGTTATAGAACATTCAGAAAAGGGTCAGTCTCCTCTCGGGGACAGTGATGTAGGTATGGAAGCAGATAGGAGCTCATCTGGGATCCACCTGGAGAGAAGCCATGCCTCTGCCATCGTGGACATCAACACAGAAATGGGGGAGAAAGTCCCACCAGGGCCAGCTGTTATACATCCAGAGATGCATCAGGTGCCTGTGGAGGGGACAGATCAAACAGATGTGGAAGCAGAGGGGGGCCAAGCAAAGCTGCCTGTGGTGCCTCTGGAGGAAGCCCAGCCACCTCCAGATGGGGACTGTGAAACAGATGTGGAGGAGGGCATGTCCTCAGCAGCCTTAGCAGTGGCAGACGTAAGAAAGAGCCAGCTTCCAGCAGAAGGGGATGCTGGGACAGAGTGGGCTGTGGCTGTTCTGGAGCGGGAGAGAGCTCTTGAGGTCGGGGCCCAGGGTGGGTCACCAGTGGCACAAGTGGAGCAGGACCTTCTCCCTGTCTCAAGGGAGAACCTCTCAGTTCTGGTGGTGGACACAGGCATTCTAGGGGAACCACAGAGAGAGGGAGCCCAGATCCCCACAGGAAAAGGGACAGAACCAGATGTGGGCGTGACCAAGGACTCCAAAGACAACCATGGTG ATTCTGAAGATCTGGATCTTCAAGCTACCCagtgctttgtggaaagagagaaTCAGAGCCTAGAAG GTGCCCTGGATGAGCCATGGGAGGTCTTGGCTACACAGCCATTCTGTCTGAGAGAGTCTGAGGCCTCTGAAACCCAGCCCATTGCCGCCTACCTTGAGGCCCATGGATTTTGCCTGTCCTCACCTAGGGCAACACCACAAGACCAACATCCAGAGAGCCCAGTCCACACAGAGCCATTAGGGATTCAAGGCAGAGGGATGCCGACTGTGGAGAAAGACCTgggtacagcaaaagaaacagcagagagGGTGACCCCTGAGAGGGATACCAAGAAATTGTCaccagaaggagagagagaagatgcaatGGGTGATGAAGAATTAACCAGAG GCCATTTGAATTGCAAGATGCCACCTGCTGAGCAGGCTTCCAGG GGTGATCAGGAATCCGCAGATGCTTGTCTGCCTCCTACAGTGCCTGaagcctcagccacaccaccaCACCCTCTTATCTCTCAGAGCCAAACACATCTTGCATGTCAgcctcttctttctccctctgcacCTCCTTTCCAGCCATGCATTCCTAAAACCAGGCAAAATGGGAGTCAGGAAGCTCCAGAGACTCCCTTGACCTCAGAGCTGCAGCCTTTCCACCCCAAGCCTACAGTCAGTCCCCCTGAGTCCTCTAGGATGACACCTTCTCTAGTTTCCAGTACTGCCGTTGAGCCCCACCCTACTTTACCCACAGCCCAGGCTCTGAGCCCTGAGCCCACATCTCGGGCCACTCAGGGCAGGACATGTAGGTCCTCTAGCAAGACTCCGGAACCAGTTGTCCCCACTGCCCCTGAGCTCCAGTCTTCCACCTCCAAAGACCAGCCTGTCATCCCTTGGCCCACAACTCAGGCCTCTCGGGGCAGGACCCGTAAGTCTTCTAGCAAGGTCCCTGACCCAGTTGTCCCCACAGCCCCTGAGCTCCAGCCTTCCACTTTCAAAGACCAGCCTGTGACCTCCAAATACACATCTCGGGTCACTCGAAGCAGGACACATGGATCCTCTAACAAGGCTTCTGAACCAGTTGTCCCCACTGCCCCTGGGCTCCAGTCTTCCACCTCCAAAGACCAACCTGTCATCCCTGGGCCCACATCTCGGGCCACTCGGGGCAGGACCCGTAAGTCCTCTAGTAAGACCCCTGACCCAATTGTCCCCACAGCCCCTGAGCTCCAGCCTTTAACCTCCATCAACCAGCCTGTTACCCCCAAGCCCACATCTCGGGCCACTCGAGGCAGGACACATAGGTCTTCTAGCAAGACTTGTAAACCAATTGTCCCCACAGCCCCTGAGCTCCAGTCTTCCACCTCCAAAGACCACCCTGTCATTCCTGAGCTCATATCTCAGGCCACTCCAGGCAGAACTCATACATCCTCTAGCAACACCCCTGACTCAGTTGTCCCCACAGCCCCTGAGCTCCAGCCTTCCACTTCCAAAGACCACCCTGTCATCCCTGGGCCCACATCTTGGGACAGTCAGGGCAGGACCCATAGGTCCTCTAGCAAGACCCCTGAACCAGTTGTCCCCACAGCCCTTGAGCTCCAGCCTTTAACCTCTACCAACCAGCCTGTCACCCCCAAGCCCACATCTCAGGCCATGAGAGGTAGGACACGTAGGTCTTCTAGCAAGACCTCTGAACCAGCTGTCCCCACAGTCCCTGAGCTCCAGTCTTTCACCTCCAAAGACCAGCCTATCATCCCTAGGCCCACATCTCGGGCCACTCGGGGCAGGACCCATAGGTCCTCTAACAACACCCCTGACCCAGGTGTCCCCATAGCTCCTGAGCTCCAGACTTTATCCTCCAAAGACCAGCCTATCACTCCCAAGCCCACATCTCGGGCCACGCGAGGCAGGACATGTAGGTCTTCTAGCAAGACCTCTGAACCAATTGTCCCCACAGCCCCTGAGCTCCAGCCTTTAACCTCCAAAGACCAGCCTATCACCCCCAAGCCCATATCTCAGGCCACGCAAGGCAGGACACGTAGGTCTTCTAGCAAGACCTCTGAACCAATTGTCCCCACAGCCCCTGAGCTCCAGCCTTTCACCTCAGAAGACCAGCCTGTCATCCCTGGGTCCACATCTCAGGCTACTTGGGGCAGGACACATATGTCCTCTAGCAAGATCTCTGAACCAGTTGTCTCCACAGTCCCTGAGTTTCAGCTTTCTGCATCTAAAGACCAGCCTGTGACCCCCAAGGCCACTTGGGGCAAGACTCATAGGTACTCTAGCAATACCCCTGACCCACTTGAACCCATAGCTCCTGAGCTCCTGCCTTCCACTTCCACCAACCATCTTGTCACCCCTAATCCCATCTCTCAGGCCACTAGGGGCAGGACACATAGGTCCTCTGTTAAGACCTCTGAACCAGTTGAAATGACAGGCCCTGATCTTGAGCCTCCCACCACCACAGACCATACTGTCACCTCTGAGGCTGTAGCTCGGGGTGGTCAGAGCAGGACACTAAGGTCTTCCACAACATCTGCCATGCCAGTTCCTACCACCCCTGGTTCCCAGTCTCCTGTGACCACAGCCCAGCCTGTTCTCCCAGAACCCATTCCTCAAGCCAGTTGCAGCAGGAGACAGAGGACTGCTGGGGAGCCTGACTCTCTCACAGCTCCCATTTTCCACAGACCTTGCTCTGCACCCTTTGAACCTCAATCCCGATCCTCAAGGAACCAAAGACCAAGAACACTGAGAGCAGTTGAGTCCCTTAGGACAATTTCTGAGCCTTCCTTTCCCCAGCTTCTTGAGGTGCCCGCTCATATTCCCCAGGTAGAAACGGTGGAAACAGCAGGTAAATTTGGGTTCGCTCCAGAGCCCCAGCCTAAGGCCTCTCAAAGCCACAAGAGGCCTTTAGCTACCATGGATTCACCCCCACATCAAAAACGGCCCCGCAGACGGGAAGTCCCCCAGAAGACATTGTTActcaaggaagaggaagaagatgcCGCAGAGAGGCCAAGGAAGGAAGAG GTGCTCTTCACAGGAGTGGTGGATACTCGTGGAGAACGGGCAGTGCTGGCACTGGGGGGGAGTCTGGCTGGCTCCGTGGCAGAGGCTTCCCACCTGGTCACTGATCGAATCCGCCGAACAGTCAAGTTCCTGTGTGCCCTAGGGCGGGGGATCCCCATCCTCTCCCTGGACTGGCTGCATCAG TCCCGCAAGGTTGGTTGCTTCTTGCCCCCGGATGAGTATGTGGTGACCGATCCTGAGCAGGAGAAGAACTTTGGCTTCAGCCTCCGGGATGCCCTGAGTCGGGCTCGGGAGCGAAGGCTGCTGGAG GGTTATGAGATTCATGTAACCCCTGGGGTCCAGCCTCCACCACCTCAAATGGGAGAGATCATTAGCTGCTGTGGAGGCACTGTCCTACCCAACATGCCCCGGTCCTATAAG CCTCAGAGAGTTGTGATCACATGCCCCCAGGACTTCCCTCGATGCTCCATTCCATTTCGGGTTGGGCTGCCCCTCCTCTCACCTGAGTTCCTGCTGACAGGAGTTCTGAAGCAGGAAGCTGAGCCAGAGGCCTTTGTCCTCTCCACTTTGGAAATGTCATCCACATGA